The DNA segment ATCCTGAAGCAGGAAATCACCCGCCTCGCCCGAAAGGAACTCAGGGCAGAAACCGAAGTCCTCAAGAAGGCAGCAAGTCGTTACCGCGCAGACATTGCTGACCTCAAGCGCAAGGTCGCCGGACTTGAACAGCAGTTGGCACGACAGAATAGGGATCTAGCCAAGTATCGAGACACACCAGAATCGCAGTCGGAAGGAAGGTCTGTGCGATTCTCGGCGGCGGGCCTGAAGAAGATGCGGGACAAGAAGGATCTGTCGGCGGCGATCTTGGGCAAACTTCTCGGCGTTACCGCGCAGACCGTCTACAACTGGGAAGCCGGAACAACCCGACCCCGGCCCGAGCAGGTGGCGTCAATCGCGAGTCTCCGCTCGTTGGGTAAGCGGGAGTTGAAGGCG comes from the Calditrichota bacterium genome and includes:
- a CDS encoding helix-turn-helix transcriptional regulator, which translates into the protein MANLTTILKQEITRLARKELRAETEVLKKAASRYRADIADLKRKVAGLEQQLARQNRDLAKYRDTPESQSEGRSVRFSAAGLKKMRDKKDLSAAILGKLLGVTAQTVYNWEAGTTRPRPEQVASIASLRSLGKRELKAKLASLPS